From the genome of Pseudomonas sp. WJP1:
AAGGTCGTGGTACTTGTAACCCGAGTACACCGCTGCACCCACCATGGTCGGCATGGCCAGGAAAAAGGAAAACTCGGTAGCGGTCTTGCGCGACAGGCCGAACAACAAGCCGCCGATGATCGTCGAACCGGAACGCGAAGTGCCCGGAATCATCGCCAGGCACTGGGCCAGGCCGACTTTCAGGGCGTCTTTCCAGGTTATGTCATCGACGCTTTCGGCATGCACTTCGTGCTGGCGCTTTTCAGCCCACAACATGACGATCCCGCCCACGACCAATGCGGTGGCCACCGTGATCGGGTTGAACAGGTAGTGGTGAATCAGGTCGGCGAAAATCACCCCGAGAACCACTGCCGGCAGGAAAGCTATCAGCAGGTTGGCGGTAAAGCGTCGGGCACTGGGCTGCGTCGGCAGGCCGACGACCACGTCGAAAATCTTGCGCCGAAACTCCCAGACCACCGCCAGGATGGCGCCAAGCTGGATAATGATGTTGAACGCCATGGCGCGCTCGCCACCAAAATTGAGCAAGTCGGCGACAATAATCTGGTGCCCGGTACTGGAAATGGGCAAGAACTCCGTCAGCCCTTCTACAACGCCAAGAATCAAAGCCTGAAAGGCCGTCCAAAGATCCATCAATCCCCCAAAAGGCTATGCGTCGACGCATGCCCCGTTTATTTATTCAAAGCTGTTTACTGTAAATCAGCGTCGTTTCATCCCGCGCGCACAAGCCTACGCAAAAAATTCGAGCGTTTCGTGAAAAATCAGTTTGTTTTCAGGTTTTTGCGTGCGGGGACGAAATCCTAGCAGACAAGTGCGCGTTTCGCTGCCGCGTTGTCGACACCGGGGAAGCGCTGCAACAAGCCTCTTCGCCGTAATCCGGTTACAATCGCCCCCCCCTCTTCGATTTCTCCAAGGAACCTGCATGTCCGGGCTTGAACTGTTTGCCGCTACCCTCGGCGTCATTGCCGTCTGGTTGACGGTTAAACAGAACCCCTGGTGCTGGCCGATCGGCCTAATCATGGTGCTGATCTACAGCTGGATCTTTTTCGAGGTCAAGCTGTATTCGGACATGTTGCTGCAAGTGATCTACGCCGCATTGCAGATCTACGGCTGGTGGCAGTGGACCCGCGCAGGCCAGGCACATCACGGGCGCGAGGTCAGCCGGCTGGACGGGCAAGCGGTGGCGTTCGGGCTGGCCCTTGGCGCGCTCGGCAGCCTGTTGCTGGGCGCCGCCATGGCGCACTGGACCGATGCCGCGCAACCCTGGCTCGACGCCGCCCTCACGGCCTTCAGCCTGGTGGCGCAATGGTGGATGGCGCAAAAGCGCCTGCAGTGCTGGCCGCTGTGGATCGTCCTGGACTGTGTCTTCGTCGGCCTGTTCCTCTATAAAGGGATGTACCTGACGGCGGCCCTGTATTTCCTGTTTTTCCTTCTGGCCATTCAAGGCTGGCGCACATGGCGCAGCGATCCGCTGCTGTGCCCATGAAGGTACTGGTGCTGGCAGGACCGGAATCGAGCGGCAAAAGCTGGCTCGCGAACGAGATTCACGCCAACTTCGGCGGCATATTGGTCGGCGAGTACGTTCGGTATTTCATCGATAATGAAGCCCGGCTAACCTGCTACGAAGACATCACGCCCATAGCACTTGGCCAGCTGACTTGGGAAGATGAGGCACGTGCGAAACAGCCGTCCCTGTTGATTCTCGATACACACCTGTTGAGCAACATCCTATGGAGTCGCACGTTGTTTGGCGATTGCCCAACGTGGATTGAACAGGCATTGCAGGAGCGCCATTACGACCTGCACCTGCTGCTAAGTCCTGAGACAGTGACCTGGCATGACGACGGTCAGCGTTGCCAACCGCAACTGGCAGAACGCCAGGCGTTTTTCCAGGCCAGCCGCCAGTGGCTAGAGCTGCACCGCCAGCCTTTTCAGGTACTGCAAGGTGACTGGCAACAACGCAAGGACGCGGCATTCGACGCTGTCGCGCGCTTGCTCACGGCTTGACAGGGCGGCTACACCCTGCCGAAAACGTCCATTTCTGAAACACCCTCCCCTGCGCAAACCCTCGAGTTAGAGCGGTTTGAGCATTTTCGCCAGAAAATGTTAAGCCACTGATACAAATTGCCTTTAACGACCTTAGCGAGCAATGCCGCCAGCATGGACGGCGCTTTTGCCTGGCGTTGTCTCAATGGCGTTACAAAGTGTTTTTCATCACCTCAACAGTTAAAGCCAAGCCACTGTTATTAAAAGCAAAACCAAAAACGGCACACCTTCTGCTCTCTTCCCCTGCAACGCTGATAAGGGCCAGCGTTCCACTTACAGAAGGAATTGCCGTCGTGGGGAAATTTGATAACCGTCTCTATAGTCTCCTGCTGGTCGGATGTGCACTTAGCTCAACGGTCTGCCTGCCTGTACAAGCTGACAACGGCATCATTGTCATCAAGCGTGATGTCCAGGTGCGCAACGCAACCGTTCCAGCGCTCGTCCCCGATCCCAACCCCACGACCGTCAACGCCAATCCGTCCAAACAGGTCCTCGCTCAAACCAACGAGTTGAGCGACGGTGACTTTGCCGGCGTCGCCAGTGGTGCAGGCATCTCCCGCCTGGTGACGCAAAACACCAACAACCTGGGCGGCAATATCAGCAACCAGACCCAGCTTTCCAACCTCCCCGCCGGGCGGTCGGGCAATTCCGGCAGCGGCATTGCCAACATGGTCAATTCAAACGTCCAGCAGGGCCTGGGTGCCCTGAGAATCTTGACGGGAGACCGTTAAGATGAATCGTACGCTGCTGCTGATTGCCATGTTTTGCAGTGCATCGACCTTCGCCCAATCCCCCGTCCCCGTCATCAATAACGCCGAAATTGACGGTTCGGGCGCGCAGTACCAGGGCAACTTCGCGGTCAACCAGGCCGCCGGCGACCTGCAGCAACAGGCTAATGCCCGGGCTATCGCCGCGGGTCACAACGCCAGCGCGACCACTGAGATTCGCCAACGGTTGCGCACCATTGTCGACCCCAATATGGATGCTCGATCCAGCATTCAAGGCGACTCCTTCAGCCATGGCAATGGCGCGTTGGGCGTCAACCAGAGCGCGGGTGCCAGCAACCAGCAAGCCAATGCGCTGCGGATCAGCACCAGTGCCCAGCCGCAAAGTATCGATGACAGCGTCCTCATGCAACAGAACGTGACGCTGCTCTACAACTCCGATCCAACTGACTCTGCACCAGGCTATCGCCAGGTCACTACCAGTGACCAGGCTTTCACCGGTAGCCGTGGGCTCATTCAGTTGAATCAGAGCGCCGGGGTGGGAAACCGCATGGCCAACACCCTCAGCGTACGGGTCGTGGACTGACCCAAACAGGTAATAACAACACTTAACCTAAAATAAGTACGGAGAATCACCATGAAACCTTCGATGGCATTAAAGCCTCTGGTTTTCGCAATTGCTGCGGTCATGGCTGTTGCTGTACAAGCTGGGCAAAACGATCGGCGTGGTAACCATCATCACAACGGCGGCCACCACAACCCTCCTGCAAAAATGGTCCCTATCAGTGCGACTGCCAATGCTTACGACAGACAGAGCAGCACCAACAACCGCATTTATAATGAAGGGGTAGAAAACTCGGCCGAGATGAGCAGTTCGGCCCAAGGCGCGAGCGGCAACGTCGGCGTCAACGTGGCGGCAGGTAACGGCAACCAGCAAGACAACGCCGCCGCCATCGCCAACGCAGCCTCCGACAACGCCGCGATTGATAACAGCTTCGTGTTCGGCATGGCCACTGCCACCGCTGACGTGAGGCAAACCAGCAACCGTAACCGCGTCGACAACTTCGGCGTAACCAACACTGCCACGATGAGTGGATCCGCCGACGGCAGCAGCGGTAACGTGGGTGTCAACATTGCTGGCGGCGATCTGAACCAACAGAAAAACACCATGGCAATTGCCAATACCAATGCTCCACTCGGTAGCGCAAGAGCCACCGCCTCCGCCAACCAAGACGGTCCTGGCCTGATCGTGAATAACACCGCTGACCGGACCTATCGCGTAGATACCATTACGGTTACCAAAACCGCTAGCGGTAGTGCCTCTCGCGAGAAGTCCTTCGAAGCCAGCGGCAGTCAAAGCAATTCGTCGAGCTGGGCCGCTGCCGGTTCCAAAAACTCTAGCTCCAGCGGTTCCTTCAGCCTGGATGCAAGCGGTTCCAAAAGCAGCAATGCAAGCGGATCCAACAGCAGCAGCGCAAGCGGTTCCTTCAGCCTGGATGCAAGCGGTTCCAACAGCAGCGCTGCAAGTGGTTCCAACAGCAGCAGTGCAAGCGGCTCATCGAGTGCTTCTCTGAATGCTTCACTGGACGCGACCCTGGACGCTGCGGCGGCGGCTTCCCACTCCACTACCGTCAACAACGGTTGGGGCGATCGCACCCGCAGCAGAGAGTCCGAGGCATCGCTTAGCGCTTCGCTTAGCGCAACGCTCGACGTGTCGGTAGACAAATCGTTCGACAAATCTCGCGAATCCTCGTTCGACAGGTCTCGCGAATCCTCGTTCGACAAGTCTCTCGATGTCTCGTACGACAAATCCCGTGAATCCTCGTACGACAAATCGCGCGATTCCTCGTTCGAAAAATCGTTCGACACTTCGTTCGAGAAAGCCAACGCGTCGTCGTTCGATAAATCGGGCAGCAAGTCGTCCGAATCCGAGTACGCAAAAGCGAAAAGCTGGAGCGAAAGCAGCTCGTATGATTTGAGTAACACCTACTCTTATCAAGTGCTGACTCCAACCGGCTGGGCCAACCCTGTGACCAACACTGCAACCCTGAGCGGTTCGGTGAACGGCGGCAGCGGCAACCTGGGTGTCAACGTGGCTGCTGGTGTGGGCAACCAACAAAGCAACTCGTTGGCCATCTCCAACCAATCGTTCTAATGCTGTCTGCAGAGGCCCCCGTCCGGGGGCCTTTTTAAACCTAACCAGAAGGCGTCCCACCATGCGTATTATCGCCTTGGCAATCTTGCTTTGCGTGTCCAGTGTGATCGAGGCTGCACAGCTGCCGTTGTCCGTCCTGCCGGGCGGTGCGCTGGTGTACAAGCCGATCCAGAGCGTACGCGAGCGCAAATTTGCCGACCTGGTGCAACAGAAAACCGATTTCAGTTGCGGCGCCGCGGCGCTGGCGACGATCCTGCGCCAGGCCTACTGGCTGGACGTAGACGAAGAACAAATCATCG
Proteins encoded in this window:
- a CDS encoding undecaprenyl-diphosphate phosphatase produces the protein MDLWTAFQALILGVVEGLTEFLPISSTGHQIIVADLLNFGGERAMAFNIIIQLGAILAVVWEFRRKIFDVVVGLPTQPSARRFTANLLIAFLPAVVLGVIFADLIHHYLFNPITVATALVVGGIVMLWAEKRQHEVHAESVDDITWKDALKVGLAQCLAMIPGTSRSGSTIIGGLLFGLSRKTATEFSFFLAMPTMVGAAVYSGYKYHDLFVPADFPVFALGFVTAFIFAMIAVRGLLKFIASHSYAAFAWYRIVFGLLILATWQFGWVDWTAVKP
- the pnuC gene encoding nicotinamide riboside transporter PnuC — its product is MSGLELFAATLGVIAVWLTVKQNPWCWPIGLIMVLIYSWIFFEVKLYSDMLLQVIYAALQIYGWWQWTRAGQAHHGREVSRLDGQAVAFGLALGALGSLLLGAAMAHWTDAAQPWLDAALTAFSLVAQWWMAQKRLQCWPLWIVLDCVFVGLFLYKGMYLTAALYFLFFLLAIQGWRTWRSDPLLCP
- a CDS encoding AAA family ATPase encodes the protein MKVLVLAGPESSGKSWLANEIHANFGGILVGEYVRYFIDNEARLTCYEDITPIALGQLTWEDEARAKQPSLLILDTHLLSNILWSRTLFGDCPTWIEQALQERHYDLHLLLSPETVTWHDDGQRCQPQLAERQAFFQASRQWLELHRQPFQVLQGDWQQRKDAAFDAVARLLTA
- a CDS encoding adhesin — encoded protein: MNRTLLLIAMFCSASTFAQSPVPVINNAEIDGSGAQYQGNFAVNQAAGDLQQQANARAIAAGHNASATTEIRQRLRTIVDPNMDARSSIQGDSFSHGNGALGVNQSAGASNQQANALRISTSAQPQSIDDSVLMQQNVTLLYNSDPTDSAPGYRQVTTSDQAFTGSRGLIQLNQSAGVGNRMANTLSVRVVD
- a CDS encoding heme utilization protein codes for the protein MKPSMALKPLVFAIAAVMAVAVQAGQNDRRGNHHHNGGHHNPPAKMVPISATANAYDRQSSTNNRIYNEGVENSAEMSSSAQGASGNVGVNVAAGNGNQQDNAAAIANAASDNAAIDNSFVFGMATATADVRQTSNRNRVDNFGVTNTATMSGSADGSSGNVGVNIAGGDLNQQKNTMAIANTNAPLGSARATASANQDGPGLIVNNTADRTYRVDTITVTKTASGSASREKSFEASGSQSNSSSWAAAGSKNSSSSGSFSLDASGSKSSNASGSNSSSASGSFSLDASGSNSSAASGSNSSSASGSSSASLNASLDATLDAAAAASHSTTVNNGWGDRTRSRESEASLSASLSATLDVSVDKSFDKSRESSFDRSRESSFDKSLDVSYDKSRESSYDKSRDSSFEKSFDTSFEKANASSFDKSGSKSSESEYAKAKSWSESSSYDLSNTYSYQVLTPTGWANPVTNTATLSGSVNGGSGNLGVNVAAGVGNQQSNSLAISNQSF